One Diabrotica virgifera virgifera chromosome 3, PGI_DIABVI_V3a genomic window carries:
- the LOC114339846 gene encoding period circadian protein-like gives MKNAFAIVATICVVLLIIQTISAAPAPDPQWGGAGNGGVGVNVGVGKDSGVNVGVGVGGGKGTGNGGNGSKANNGGGGVGVNVGVGDGFKFDFKLN, from the exons ATGAAGAATGCGTTTGCAATAGTG GCAACCATCTGCGTCGTCCTTTTGATAATCCAAACTATATCCGCAGCACCTGCACCGGATCCTCAATGGGGAGGAGCCGGTAACGGTGGCGTTGGAGTTAACGTTGGCGTTGGCAAGGACTCTGGCGTTAACGTTGGCGTTGGCGTTGGCGGTGGCAAAGGAACAGGCAATGGCGGTAACGGCAGCAAAGCCAATAACGGTGGTGGTGGCGTTGGCGTTAACGTTGGCGTTGGTGatggctttaaatttgatttcaaACTGAATTGA